In the genome of Christensenella timonensis, one region contains:
- a CDS encoding NADH-quinone oxidoreductase subunit C, with product MENKVVKIGPGSLVSDVLNLKYGGYRLVQICATKVEGGYELTYSFAKGYDLKNLRMHISPGTEVMSISNIYEPAFLYENEIHDLFGIHIKMITLDYEGNLYRIKDKSPFK from the coding sequence GAAAACAAGGTAGTAAAGATCGGGCCGGGCAGCCTCGTGTCCGACGTGCTGAATCTGAAATACGGCGGATACCGCCTGGTGCAGATCTGCGCCACAAAGGTAGAAGGCGGGTACGAGCTCACCTATTCCTTTGCCAAGGGGTACGACTTAAAGAATTTGCGCATGCACATCAGCCCGGGCACAGAGGTCATGAGCATCAGCAACATCTACGAACCCGCGTTTTTATACGAAAACGAAATCCACGACCTGTTCGGGATCCACATCAAGATGATCACCCTGGATTACGAGGGCAATCTCTACCGGATCAAGGACAAATCGCCTTTTAAATAG
- a CDS encoding hydrogenase large subunit: MPKRSIVPFGPQHPVLPEPIHLDLVLEDEKVIEAIPSIGFVHRGLEKLVEKKDFQEYVYVAERICGICSFMHGMGYCESIERIMELELPPRAKYLRTIWCEMSRIHSHLLWLGLLADAFGYESLFMQSWRVREKILDMFEYSTGGRVIFSVNKIGGQRKDMDAGMLKQFLVVFDDIEAELKPVCRAFLDDYAVASRLKGVGFLTKEQAHDLGAVGPFMRASGIALDTRKMGYAAYPDIDFEPITSDVGDSYARCDVRIREIYQSIDIIRQAAAKIPDGEVAIPIKGMPDGEFMMRVEQPRGEAIYYSKANGTKFLERVRVRTPTFANLPGMLETLKGCQLADVPILILTIDPCISCTER; this comes from the coding sequence ATGCCTAAACGCAGCATCGTACCTTTCGGTCCCCAGCACCCAGTCCTGCCGGAACCGATCCACCTGGATCTTGTGCTTGAGGACGAAAAGGTCATAGAAGCGATCCCTTCCATCGGTTTTGTCCACAGGGGCCTTGAAAAGCTGGTGGAGAAAAAAGATTTCCAGGAATATGTATATGTAGCGGAGCGTATCTGCGGTATTTGCAGCTTTATGCACGGCATGGGCTACTGCGAATCCATCGAGCGCATCATGGAGCTGGAGCTCCCGCCCCGCGCAAAGTACCTGCGAACCATCTGGTGCGAAATGTCCCGCATACACAGCCACCTTTTGTGGCTGGGACTGCTGGCGGACGCCTTCGGTTACGAGAGCCTGTTCATGCAGTCGTGGCGCGTGCGCGAGAAGATTCTCGATATGTTTGAATATTCGACGGGCGGCCGCGTCATCTTTTCCGTCAATAAGATCGGCGGGCAGCGCAAGGATATGGACGCAGGTATGCTAAAACAGTTCCTTGTCGTCTTTGACGATATCGAAGCAGAGCTAAAGCCTGTATGCCGCGCGTTTTTAGACGACTACGCCGTGGCCAGCCGCTTAAAGGGCGTGGGCTTCCTCACAAAGGAGCAGGCGCACGACTTAGGCGCCGTCGGCCCGTTCATGCGCGCGAGCGGCATTGCCCTCGATACGCGTAAGATGGGTTATGCGGCATACCCGGACATCGATTTTGAGCCTATCACCAGCGACGTGGGCGACAGCTATGCGCGCTGCGACGTGCGCATCCGCGAGATATACCAGTCCATAGACATCATCCGCCAGGCAGCGGCAAAGATCCCGGACGGCGAGGTCGCCATCCCGATCAAAGGCATGCCGGACGGCGAATTCATGATGCGCGTCGAGCAGCCGCGCGGCGAGGCGATCTATTATTCCAAAGCCAACGGCACCAAGTTTTTGGAGCGCGTGCGCGTGCGCACCCCCACCTTCGCCAACCTGCCGGGGATGTTGGAAACACTGAAGGGCTGCCAGCTGGCGGACGTGCCTATCCTCATCCTGACGATCGACCCGTGCATCAGCTGCACCGAGAGGTAA
- a CDS encoding 4Fe-4S dicluster domain-containing protein: protein MNIMNFTKTVMRNLFSKPATRNYPAVPRVYPERTRGQISIDIGDCIFCGLCARKCPTDAITVDRAQKNWAIERFGCIQCASCVESCPKKCLHMLTAYPQPAGEKYEDNFAQGVSGAEEAAPQKEQTEEK, encoded by the coding sequence ATGAATATCATGAACTTCACAAAAACCGTGATGCGCAATTTGTTCAGCAAGCCGGCAACGCGCAACTATCCCGCCGTGCCCCGCGTCTATCCGGAGCGTACGCGCGGCCAAATCAGCATCGATATCGGCGACTGTATCTTCTGCGGGCTGTGCGCGAGGAAGTGTCCTACAGATGCTATTACAGTTGACCGGGCCCAGAAAAACTGGGCGATCGAGCGGTTTGGATGCATCCAGTGCGCAAGCTGCGTAGAGAGCTGCCCCAAAAAGTGCCTGCACATGCTGACGGCCTATCCGCAGCCCGCAGGCGAAAAATATGAAGACAATTTCGCGCAGGGCGTTTCTGGAGCCGAGGAAGCAGCGCCGCAAAAAGAGCAAACGGAGGAAAAATAA
- a CDS encoding hydrogenase maturation nickel metallochaperone HypA/HybF — MHEYHEAIHIIEHAVDEAKAKGYQKVTKINLVIGESSGFSGDSIAMHFEEAAQGSICEGAEISVRPVKAMLRCPNCHELFVRKPFHFECPHCNTQGEPSEIGKEMAIDSIEGE, encoded by the coding sequence ATGCACGAATACCATGAAGCGATCCATATCATAGAACATGCCGTAGACGAGGCAAAAGCAAAAGGATATCAAAAAGTAACGAAGATCAACCTGGTAATCGGCGAGAGCTCCGGGTTTTCCGGCGACAGCATCGCCATGCACTTTGAAGAGGCCGCGCAGGGCTCGATCTGCGAGGGCGCGGAAATTTCCGTCCGTCCCGTCAAGGCCATGCTGCGCTGCCCCAACTGCCACGAGCTTTTTGTGCGCAAACCCTTCCATTTCGAGTGCCCGCACTGCAACACACAGGGCGAGCCCAGTGAGATCGGCAAGGAAATGGCGATCGACAGCATTGAAGGAGAATAG
- the hypF gene encoding carbamoyltransferase HypF, protein MTLGITVLGMVQGIGFRPFVARLAKQLHITGSVRNSGGIVKIIATAQKEAMDSFVHRLQSQAPSFAQVISVTCIPLPEQAFDTFRIVKSDADAAQTPLVPADLPMCEKCHAELSDPQNRRYRYPFTSCTACGPRYSIIKDLPYDRETTTMADFPMCPACAEEYTGDTRRKHAQTISCHDCGPQLILRDETGAYEKEAALTRAADLLNSGALLAVKGIGGYQFACLPTSEKAVRRLRRLKQRDQKPFAVMFADIGSIRGMCHVSADEQALLLSPARPIVLLDKTKEMFCDPVSGDSRKLGAFLPYTPLHQLLTDACGPLVMTSGNISSLPIITRDKDMLSLSSPYLDGVLYNTREIRVPLDDSVARVACGKAQLVRRSRGYVPLPVLLPDALPSPVFAAGGDLKACFCLAAGERAYLSQYLGDMEQYGVQQNYRDSFAHMEDLFSIRPQKIVCDLHPAYHSAAIAQKMAEERNIPLVYVQHHHAHILSVMAEHSLSSCIGVAFDGTGCGTDGSVWGGEFLLCRADTMHRAGYLAPIALTGGDPIAQDAGLNALCHLHACGLSSADSRFGTVGSALRSQANLSQSSSMGRLFDAVSALLDLKCYNSYEGECAIALENCAHAAQQQGIAPYPLPLGFVEKGGAFIIDRLPLIRALALARPNADVRALALGFHQAVAAVTLDVCRAIRAGTRENRVALSGGVFANELLLKQCVSLLGQDGFSVYINSAVPCNDGGISLGQAYFAALNKEQ, encoded by the coding sequence ATGACGCTTGGGATCACGGTGCTCGGTATGGTACAGGGCATCGGGTTTCGCCCGTTCGTTGCGCGGCTGGCAAAGCAGCTCCATATCACAGGCAGCGTGCGCAACAGCGGCGGTATCGTAAAAATCATTGCAACGGCGCAAAAGGAGGCGATGGACAGCTTTGTCCATCGCCTCCAGTCACAAGCGCCGTCCTTTGCACAGGTGATCAGCGTCACATGCATCCCCCTGCCCGAGCAGGCTTTCGATACGTTCCGTATCGTCAAAAGCGATGCGGATGCGGCGCAAACGCCGCTTGTCCCCGCAGACCTGCCCATGTGCGAAAAATGCCATGCAGAGCTTAGCGACCCGCAAAACCGGCGCTACCGTTATCCGTTCACCAGCTGTACCGCCTGCGGCCCGCGCTACAGCATCATCAAAGACCTGCCGTACGACCGCGAAACGACCACGATGGCGGATTTCCCCATGTGTCCTGCCTGCGCGGAGGAATATACCGGCGATACGCGCAGGAAACACGCCCAGACGATCTCCTGCCACGACTGCGGCCCGCAGCTTATCTTGCGCGATGAAACAGGCGCATACGAAAAAGAGGCCGCCCTTACGCGCGCGGCCGATCTCTTAAACAGCGGCGCGTTGCTTGCCGTAAAGGGGATCGGCGGCTACCAGTTTGCCTGCCTGCCCACAAGCGAAAAGGCGGTCAGGCGCCTGCGCCGGTTAAAGCAGCGCGATCAAAAGCCCTTTGCCGTGATGTTTGCGGATATCGGCTCCATCCGCGGCATGTGCCATGTAAGCGCGGACGAGCAGGCGCTTCTTTTGTCCCCTGCCCGCCCCATCGTACTGCTTGACAAGACAAAGGAAATGTTTTGTGATCCGGTCAGCGGCGACAGCCGCAAGCTCGGCGCTTTTTTGCCGTACACGCCTTTGCACCAGCTCCTAACCGATGCCTGCGGCCCGCTCGTCATGACGAGCGGCAACATCTCTTCGCTGCCCATTATCACGCGGGATAAGGATATGTTGTCGCTGTCCTCGCCTTACCTGGATGGCGTACTTTACAACACCCGCGAAATACGCGTCCCGCTGGACGATTCCGTGGCGCGCGTCGCCTGCGGAAAGGCGCAGCTGGTGCGGCGCAGCCGGGGCTATGTCCCCCTTCCTGTTTTATTGCCGGATGCGCTGCCGTCCCCTGTTTTTGCGGCGGGCGGAGACCTAAAGGCTTGCTTTTGCCTCGCAGCGGGCGAGCGGGCGTACCTCAGCCAATACCTGGGCGATATGGAACAATACGGCGTGCAGCAAAACTACCGCGACAGCTTTGCGCACATGGAGGATTTGTTTTCCATACGGCCGCAGAAAATCGTGTGCGACCTGCATCCCGCCTACCATTCCGCCGCCATCGCGCAAAAAATGGCGGAAGAGCGGAATATCCCGCTTGTATATGTACAGCACCACCATGCGCATATCCTGTCTGTCATGGCGGAGCACAGCCTTTCCTCGTGCATCGGCGTAGCCTTCGACGGCACGGGCTGCGGTACGGACGGCAGCGTGTGGGGCGGCGAATTCCTGCTTTGCCGGGCGGATACCATGCATCGTGCGGGATATCTTGCGCCCATTGCGCTCACAGGCGGCGATCCAATCGCGCAGGACGCCGGGCTCAACGCCCTCTGCCACCTGCACGCCTGCGGCCTTTCCAGCGCGGACAGCCGCTTTGGAACGGTCGGCAGCGCGCTCCGCTCCCAGGCCAATCTTTCCCAAAGCTCCAGTATGGGGCGCTTGTTCGATGCAGTGAGCGCGCTCCTTGACCTCAAATGTTATAATAGTTATGAAGGCGAATGTGCCATTGCCCTTGAAAATTGCGCGCATGCGGCACAGCAGCAAGGCATTGCGCCCTACCCGCTTCCCTTGGGCTTTGTGGAAAAAGGCGGCGCATTTATCATAGACCGCCTGCCGCTCATCCGCGCGCTGGCGCTCGCCCGTCCCAATGCAGACGTCCGCGCGCTTGCGCTCGGCTTCCATCAGGCCGTGGCCGCTGTGACGCTCGATGTCTGCCGCGCGATCCGTGCCGGTACGCGCGAAAACCGCGTCGCGCTTTCGGGCGGCGTGTTCGCAAACGAGCTTCTTTTAAAGCAGTGCGTTTCCCTGCTCGGGCAGGACGGCTTTTCAGTATACATCAATTCCGCCGTTCCATGTAACGACGGTGGGATATCGCTTGGGCAGGCATATTTTGCCGCCCTGAACAAAGAACAGTAA
- a CDS encoding HypC/HybG/HupF family hydrogenase formation chaperone: MCVATSGKVVSVEGTTATVDFHGNLVKARAGLVEAKPGDYVLVHAGCILQKLKQEEHQSLEELFAEIENL, translated from the coding sequence ATGTGCGTTGCCACCTCCGGCAAGGTCGTTTCCGTAGAAGGGACGACCGCCACAGTGGATTTTCACGGTAACCTGGTCAAAGCGCGCGCCGGGCTTGTCGAAGCAAAGCCGGGCGACTATGTGTTGGTGCATGCGGGCTGTATCCTGCAAAAGCTGAAGCAGGAGGAGCACCAATCCCTGGAGGAATTGTTTGCGGAGATCGAAAACCTATGA
- the hypD gene encoding hydrogenase formation protein HypD, producing the protein MTSLDEIKRFLKEYDGPPMRLMEVCGTHTAQIARNGIPGMLSEKIRLVSGPGCPVCVTVTDYIDRLVSLTRKPGYAVVSFGDMLRVPGTRESLSDARADGGDVRMVYAPADMLVLAQSEPDTTFVFAAVGFETTTPAYALLLEEAEKRGISNIRLLTALKTMPAAVGWVCRQSGSIDGFLAPGHVSVITGSDAFNALSQAYRIPFAVAGFEGASLLASIYALVIRRGRPGVLNLYPSVVTAHGNRKAQEVTAKYFAPCDAAWRGMGLIPASGMKLREAYMHYDAGSAGLTLDHTNAQCHCAQVLTGKILPSQCPSFAATCSPQAPLGACMVSSEGSCYQYFINHRG; encoded by the coding sequence ATGACCAGCCTAGACGAGATCAAACGCTTTTTAAAAGAATACGACGGGCCGCCTATGCGCCTGATGGAGGTGTGCGGCACGCATACCGCCCAGATCGCAAGGAACGGCATCCCGGGCATGCTGTCTGAAAAGATCCGCCTGGTCTCCGGCCCGGGCTGCCCTGTGTGCGTCACCGTCACAGACTACATCGACCGTTTGGTTTCATTGACGCGAAAACCGGGATATGCGGTCGTTTCCTTTGGGGATATGCTGCGCGTGCCCGGAACGCGCGAAAGCCTCAGCGACGCGCGCGCGGACGGCGGGGACGTCCGTATGGTCTACGCTCCCGCCGATATGCTCGTCCTTGCACAAAGCGAACCGGATACCACCTTCGTGTTCGCCGCCGTCGGTTTTGAAACGACGACACCTGCTTACGCCCTGCTCCTTGAGGAAGCGGAAAAGCGGGGCATATCCAACATCCGCCTGCTCACTGCCCTCAAGACGATGCCCGCGGCGGTCGGTTGGGTGTGCCGCCAGTCCGGCTCCATCGACGGCTTTTTGGCGCCCGGCCACGTCAGTGTCATCACAGGCAGCGACGCATTCAACGCCCTGTCACAGGCATACCGCATCCCCTTTGCCGTCGCGGGGTTTGAGGGCGCAAGCCTGCTCGCGTCGATCTATGCGTTGGTCATCCGCCGCGGCAGGCCCGGCGTTTTGAACCTCTACCCTTCCGTCGTCACGGCGCACGGCAACCGGAAGGCACAGGAGGTCACTGCAAAATATTTTGCGCCATGCGACGCTGCGTGGCGCGGCATGGGCCTCATACCCGCTTCCGGCATGAAGCTCAGGGAAGCATATATGCACTACGACGCGGGCAGCGCAGGCCTTACCCTCGACCATACCAATGCGCAGTGCCATTGCGCACAGGTACTGACGGGGAAGATCCTTCCCTCCCAGTGCCCTTCGTTCGCCGCCACGTGCAGCCCGCAGGCCCCATTGGGCGCTTGTATGGTTTCTTCCGAAGGCAGCTGTTACCAATACTTTATCAACCACAGGGGATAG